A region from the Rosa rugosa chromosome 6, drRosRugo1.1, whole genome shotgun sequence genome encodes:
- the LOC133713337 gene encoding germin-like protein subfamily 1 member 18, with amino-acid sequence MMKGAHCPTAAAFALLALATFHLVSAFDPSPLQDFCVALNTTNTDISAVFVNGRFCKDPKMVTPDDFFFSGLRMRGNTSNPLGSIATQANVQQIAGLNTLGVSLARVDYALGGVNPPHIHPRATEVLMVMEGTLYVGFVTSNDNGNRLFSKVLYKGDVFVFPFGQIHFQLNIGKVNAVAIASFSSQFPGFTTIGSTVFGSNPSINPDVLTTAFQLDKNVVQYLQNQSWFDNN; translated from the exons ATGATGAAAGGTGCTCATTGCCCTACAGCTGCTGCTTTTGCCCTATTGGCATTGGCAACCTTCCACCTTGTCTCTGCCTTTGATCCTAGTCCTCTCCAAGATTTCTGTGTAGCACTTAACACCACCAACACTGATATTTCTGCTG TGTTTGTGAATGGGAGATTCTGCAAGGACCCAAAGATGGTAACACCCGATGATTTCTTCTTTTCCGGGCTCCGGATGCGCGGAAACACATCAAATCCGCTTGGTTCCATCGCCACCCAGGCGAATGTGCAGCAAATAGCAGGACTGAACACTCTTGGGGTATCCCTCGCTCGCGTAGACTATGCACTTGGTGGAGTAAACCCTCCTCACATCCACCCTCGGGCCACGGAAGTCCTTATGGTCATGGAAGGCACTCTCTACGTTGGCTTCGTCACATCCAATGATAACGGCAACCGCCTCTTCAGCAAAGTGTTATACAAGGGAGATGTGTTTGTCTTCCCATTTGGTCAAATTCACTTCCAGCTTAACATCGGAAAGGTCAACGCCGTAGCCATTGCCAGTTTTAGCAGCCAGTTTCCTGGTTTCACTACCATAGGCAGTACAGTGTTCGGCTCCAACCCGTCAATCAACCCTGATGTTCTCACCACCGCCTTCCAACTTGACAAAAATGTCGTTCAGTATCTCCAGAACCAGTCCTGGTTTGACAACAATTAA
- the LOC133714293 gene encoding uncharacterized protein LOC133714293 — protein MAQGSGHVTRSSDDTEGRLPTSNAVEEVANNKLHAANYVNSYDVSKGLNAFEAYSNRVLEAVNNACRAQLASEAVQMTTGHPIAEFERLLYYSSPVIHQSPSHTSCHTCCSWNQVDQVGGVSLCRHETPNITLGCLWEWYEKYGSYGLEIRAEEPGSPKKLGADRLAFRAYFVPYLSGIQLFRNGRSTGTGDIDNRLHNHQVLSACWSGEISRKSSSIGSLPIYSLLFSHLDCKEDAVIPPLVNELGIPEAFAKDAPVQSADTTGFSDLEQLLEYFEYEQPQQRRPLYDKIKELVRGDGHSCTFKSVWRSNYTRLYKSK, from the exons ATGGCTCAGGGTTCTGGACATGTAACTCGTTCTTCTGATGACACAGAGGGCAGGCTTCCTACATCAAATGCAGTTGAAGAGGTGGCCAACAACAAGCTTCATGCAGCTAACTATGTGAATAGTTATGATGTATCCAAAGGTCTAAATGCTTTTGAAGCTTATTCAAACAGAGTATTAGAAGCAGTAAATAATGCTTGTAGGGCACAGCTGGCATCTGAAGCTGTTCAAATGACCACTGGTCATCCAATTGCCGAATTTGAAAGACTTCTGTATTATTCGTCTCCCGTTATCCATCAATCACCTAGCCACACAAGTTGTCACACTTGCTGTTCATGGAACCAGGTTGACCAGGTTGGTGGTGTGTCATTGTGCAGACATGAGACACCAAATATCACTTTAGGATGCCTATGGGAGTGGTATGAGAAATATGGGAGCTATGGGCTGGAAATAAGGGCTGAGGAACCTGGGAGTCCAAAGAAATTGGGTGCTGATCGTTTAGCATTTCGTGCTTATTTTGTCCCTTATTTGTCAGGAATTCAGCTTTTCAGGAATGGTAGGAGTACTGGTACTGGAGATATTGACAATAGACTTCACAATCATCAAGTGTTAAGCGCATGCTGGAGTGGTGAGATATCCAGAAAATCCTCTAGTATTGGTAGTCTTCCAATATATTCACTACTTTTTTCTCATCTTGATTGCAAGGAAGATGCAGTCATCCCACCACTTGTAAACGAACTGGGTATTCCAGAAGCTTTTGCCAAAGATGCACCTGTTCAATCAGCTGACACAACAGGTTTCAGTGATTTAGAGCAACTTTTAGAATATTTTGAATATGAACAACCTCAACAAAGACGACCTCTATATGACAA GATAAAGGAGCTGGTTAGAGGTGATGGACATTCATGCACATTCAAAAGTGTATGGCGATCCAACTACACTAGACTCTATAAATCTAAATGA